The Rosa rugosa chromosome 3, drRosRugo1.1, whole genome shotgun sequence sequence CCCATTCAGTGAACTGGGGACTACTCTCCCTTTGGCATTCAATAAGAGAAGGATGCCATAAACAAACTTCCTCGAGTAGGGGAACAAAATCTTTCTTTATATCCGCCAAGCCCCTGAAGTTCAAGAGATCAGAAGGTGATGTGGAGGACACAACATCAAATTCCTCATCGTGGGAATGGTCAGTACTGGTTTCAGAAAACTTGATAACTTCTGCAGAACTTGCTGTGTCCTGGGAGGCAGTCATATGTTGAAAGCTAACTGCCTTCCGTGTAGCTGAAGAAAGATCTGGAACTTCCATAGGCTCAGAACTGGCATCAGACAGCTCGATGTAAACGTGTTCAGAAGTTGTTGCATCCTGGACGGCAGTCACATTTTTGAACCAAGATGCCCTGCGTGCTGCTGAAGAAGGATTTGGAACTTCCACAGACTCCAGGCCAGTTTTCTGGGCATGTGAAATCTGAATTCTAGCCTTGCAGACTGTAATATTGGCTTCGATGATACATGTATCATTCACAAGATACCCTTTACTAGGGTCATGTAACTCATTTAGTGGAATTAAGGATGTGAAGCCACAGTCACTCCCCCCTTTATTGAAAACATGTTTACTTTCTGCAAAATAAAAATGTCAAAGATCAGATAAGACTAATCAAGAAGATAGCAGCTCCTTACAAGGTAATAATGAAATACTACTAATGGAAGCGGGAAGCAGCTTCTGGAACTTAGTGGTCTTATATGAACTCAATTAAGTTTATAATTGATGAAAAATACGGATAGTAAGCAGCAAATCAGTACACACAAAATGTAAGACCAGTATGTGGTTAAATAAGTAGTGACCTGCCAGGTTCAAGATCAAAACATGTCCCGGACTAGGACAGTGGAGatcaaaacacttcatttcttgtCCAAGTTTCGTTATCTTGTAAGGTAATAGAGAGGGCAGTTGTGCATTAATTCAATCACAAAGAACATCATTCTTTTGCAATTTGCAGTAAAAGTTTAGCAGAATGAAACAGAAACAGGGAAACAACAATCACTAGTTCCATTTAACAAATTAAATTTGccataaaatgatggaatgGCAAGCCCAACACGAAAAGAACACAAACATGAATGTAAAATAAACAACAGGAATCGCAAACAAAGTACCTTTGGTTATTGACTTGCTGCGCTGAAGTTGATTAACCATGGTCATGCTGAGTAGTGCATATCTAGACCACCCAGGTGGCAATTCTGGGCCACCTTCAACATCAAAAGACACGGACAAGTCGTCTACAGATTCCCTTCCGTTTGGATACAAAAGAATCCGCCTGAATAAACAAACAAAGGAAAGTTCAGAACCATAACAAATCACAAAGCATACATACTTTTAAGCATTTGAACGATATGAGGTGCACAAAAGTACCATCTCAATTGACCAGTGAGGAAAGTGTCAGAGTACTTCTTGATACACAGCAAAGTAGAGAAATTGTCAATTTTCCATGTGATTGAGACATTATCACCACTTGACCCATTAGAATCCATATTATCAACACTTCCAGAGATAACAAGTGGAGTTCCTGCAAAATGGCATATATGAACATGTGTGCCACGCTAACTTGATGGATTACCTTTTATCACTATGAGAAAAGTTGAAGAATGGAAAAGATACCTTCCGATGGGCAGGGTTCAGCTAGAGGGATCTTCATTAAACTTTTCTGACATATAATGGTATCCTGAAACTCCATGAATCTATAATCTAGAACCTGTAGCCTCTGAGAATCCGTCatctttgaaaatccaaatgATGACCAATTGTCTAGTAAACGGGGGACACTGGGCAAGACCAGTCTCTCCACACCTAAATTCATTAGCATCTGAAACAAGAAAAGATAAGCAGACAATAATAAAATCAACAAAATTATGTGACAACAGATCCAAGATTGCTAACAAACTGCAGGAACACATGGGATGTTACCTTTTCAAGCAGATGCATTAATAAACGACACATTCCACCTCGACGATATTGGAATTTGGTACCAATAAGTGGTATTTCTGCCACCTGTGCTCCATAGATCCTTTGAGCAAGAATATAGCAATTTTAAAGACCAAAACACTTACGATGCAATAGCTCACAATTTTCAAAGAAGCTTAACGCTCACCTTACAGTAGCTACAGTTAttatttcatcatttttctCCAAAAGCATTGTATAAAACCCTTGACAGTTCATGCGATTACGATCCGACCTGGAAAAGTCCAAACGTTGGTTTCATGAGATTAattatcaaaacataaatttttatCAAAAGATACAAAGTTTCAACAAGAATATAGTTATGGTAATAGTTTAAAGAGTCTTGCCAGGAAAGAAGATGTGAGAATGACAGTATAATTACTTACCCTCTACTGAATATGATATCTTCTGCAAGATCTGTACCAGTATGAGGTTTCTTAACAGGCTTAAAGCACTCGTGCATCACAATAACGGCTAGATTGAGCCTGCTGTAAGTCTCAGTGATGGCATCATTATTAGGATCATTAGTATCTTTACTGTCAGACTTCAATAGTGACCAGGTTAGACTGTCAATACCCGCTGGAAATTGTTTCCCTAAACACTCGTGAAGGCCTAAGTATATCTGAAAGTTTGAAGCAGTCATGTCAACATCATCAATATGGAGAGAATAGGGAACAACGAGAAGCTTGTTATTATTATGTTGGCAAAAATAAGATCCATAACTCACAACACTGAGCTCCTGAAAAGTTAATCAAATATTAATTGAATGAACTAAAATTGGAATTTTGATATACAGGGATATATGTCGTCACTGATCTCCTTTTCAGGACAGATACTAAGTTGCACTTTTAGCTGATAGCTACACCTATTTCCAGTGTCATCATAAAGTTACTAGCTCTTGTAGCAACATTGCATTTAGCCACCATCTAGATGAGTTAAGGAATAAACTACAGTGGTATTATATACAGCTATGAGGTCATGTCATATATCTGTATAGGAGCATTTTTTGTGCTCAACAGATAAGCATTGTACACACTGCTTAAGCTAATCTGCCATTGTGTGGGTAGCTCTCTATAACAAATCCAGAAACAGAGCTCACAAAGAAGCCAAAACCAATCACAAAGTGCTGCACATGCTGGTTCTTGACTTGTCAGTAATAATAATGTCATGATCTGATTTGGTCTAAAGTatctcaatatatatatatatatatatatatatataacctgtTTTATCAGAACTATCATGCGTTATGGACACTAGTTTCCCAATCAAGCTGAGACACAAGGAAATGAATATCAAAAGAAGTAAAATACCAAATAGTGATGGAGGTACCTTTTTACAGCTCTCTCTGCAAAACCAGTTCCCTTTTGGATCACTTTCCAACATATCTGCACTTATTTTCCTCAGGCACCCAGTGTGATCTACACCAAATTGAAAAACATACTATGAGCCAATTTACACAATATTCTGAAGCATGCATATGCTAACACAGATAGAAAgattttattttgatttgaaTAAAATACAGGAAAATTAACCTACATTCACGCTCGCATTGACCACAGGTACGATAATGCATAGTAGGTTTTCTGTCTTTCGTGAGTATGCTTTGGCCACAAAGTGCACAACAGCAAGCTGGACAGAACCAGTCACCATCTGGAAcatcctgcagaagcaaaataaTTTAAGACAAACAAATCAAGAATCTCAAATTTTGGTCCTTAAATAAGTTCTGAGGAAATAAGAAATTTAAGCCAAGATGAAATACAAAACATGAAACAGCAGACATTTACAAGCTGTGAAGAGAGAAGCACAAACAAAATTATCTACCTTCAACCCAATGCAACTCTTGTGGAATGCTGAGGGACACAGATCGCATAAAACCAAATGACCACCATCACGGCACACAGTACAAAAGGAATCATTTTCGCCTGGAGTCCAATTACCCTTAATCCTACCATGTGGTTGTGGTCTGCAGCTCCTCTTCCTTTTTTCACTTAAGAGTTGTGTCTGGCAATCTAAGATAGACCTTCCATCGTTCAGAAAAATATTGGCTGCAGGTGTGTGGTTACTGCAGCCAACATGATTCTCACTGCAGCATGCATGACTTTCAAAGTCACAAAGACTAAACACCTTCTGGCAACAGTTGCATACTATCCCCGCTCGACTTATTGTCCCTTGTGCCATTGGATGACTGCCCTTTACAGTACAATAATGTACTTTCTCACTTGGAAAAACCACATCATTGTCAATCAGCCATGATAAGATTGTACAGGGACGATAGTGTGTGGAAGTAAGAGTAACCTTTTCCTGCACTTGTTTTCGTGGCCTCAGCACACGAGTTGGCTTACTACCAGCCCGACCAGTTCTGTATCCAGAAGAAGATGCAGATGCCTTTCGCCTTTTCAGCTTTGGAGGGTTAGCATTGTGTTCGTTTTCGCCATTCACATTGTCAAACTCCACAACATTGCTCCACCATGACATAATATCACGATTTCTGGTCCACTTTTTGCGTACATAATGATTCACTATCTGATCCTTCCTTCTACCAAGCCAAAAGCATAAGATGTAAGCAACAAATCTTCATCTAGTTCATGCAGCTATTTACCAAActcattaaaataaaaataaataaataaataaaattgttcTTGGGAGAAGTTTATCCTAGTTTCACAGACTAAGTAGATCATCTCCACTCCATTCAAATATAAATTTGGGGGTAAAGTGCTACAAACCCCAGCTCCCCTCTAATATGtccccaaatttaattttcttcGAATTAAGTTGACTGAAACATTTACCCAAAGTTTCCCCAAAACTCCAAAAGCCCCAATTTCTAACAAAACAAGATCTTTAGTGATAAAATGCATGTTATTAGGACAAGACAGAAACTTTTATAAGGAAGGAGATTTTAGCTTTAGGAGCTCCTCTCAAAGTAAAGGCTTTTTCACCAAACTCACACCCAACAAAGGGTAGAGATGCCCAAAAGTATCACATTTGAGTctatttttaccaaaaaagaagaCCCATAAACGGATTACTCTGAAGCTAATTACAGAGGCAGATCTGAAATACAAAACCCAACCTTGAAACTAGATAAATCAAACCATACATACCTTTCCATTGACGATTTCCAGAGATTGATCTGCAGAAGACGACCCAAAAGAAATGAAAGTTGAGGCAGAACGACTCAGTAAAatgcagagagaagaaaatagtgAGTGGTTTAAGAGCAAGAGAGAAACTTGTACAAAATTTTGTACCAACAATCTTAAAGAGCAGGTAATGAATATGGGTTGTAAAAGAAAAGCAGAAATTTGCCATTTTCGGAAAAGCATTGAACTGAAGAAGTAAAGAGAACTGACAATATGAAGATTACAAGTAATTGACTAGAAGATAAAAGAGCTGCTCTGAGATGGTCCCACTACAACTAAGGACGAACTAACTGAGAATTGAAATGTACAGATGAAGGTCACCTTCATCTCTTACATGAATTTGAAACAAACTTTTGATGCCCTATATAATACGTGTTACACATTGTTTTTTCCTTTAGGGTTTATGCTATAGGGCAATATAATACGTGTGACACAAGCAAGAACTATGATCTTCAATAACATACTCTAAGGCTTAACACTAGAAGAACATGCTTCATGTTAAACGAAAACTTTGACCCCCGACGTTATTGTGATTAATGTGAAAGTGAACCTTTAACTCTACTAGCCATTATGTCTGGGATTAGACCAAGCCTTGATGTTAGTTCACTCACTCTCCTAGTGAATGTAGGAGATTTGCTAGAGATTATGAGCTCTCGGGATTTTTCATTAAGTCATAAACTAGTGGTGTATATGGGGTGAATATTGTTGCAT is a genomic window containing:
- the LOC133739395 gene encoding uncharacterized protein LOC133739395 codes for the protein MERRKDQIVNHYVRKKWTRNRDIMSWWSNVVEFDNVNGENEHNANPPKLKRRKASASSSGYRTGRAGSKPTRVLRPRKQVQEKVTLTSTHYRPCTILSWLIDNDVVFPSEKVHYCTVKGSHPMAQGTISRAGIVCNCCQKVFSLCDFESHACCSENHVGCSNHTPAANIFLNDGRSILDCQTQLLSEKRKRSCRPQPHGRIKGNWTPGENDSFCTVCRDGGHLVLCDLCPSAFHKSCIGLKDVPDGDWFCPACCCALCGQSILTKDRKPTMHYRTCGQCEREYHTGCLRKISADMLESDPKGNWFCRESCKKIYLGLHECLGKQFPAGIDSLTWSLLKSDSKDTNDPNNDAITETYSRLNLAVIVMHECFKPVKKPHTGTDLAEDIIFSRGSDRNRMNCQGFYTMLLEKNDEIITVATVRIYGAQVAEIPLIGTKFQYRRGGMCRLLMHLLEKMLMNLGVERLVLPSVPRLLDNWSSFGFSKMTDSQRLQVLDYRFMEFQDTIICQKSLMKIPLAEPCPSEGTPLVISGSVDNMDSNGSSGDNVSITWKIDNFSTLLCIKKYSDTFLTGQLRWRILLYPNGRESVDDLSVSFDVEGGPELPPGWSRYALLSMTMVNQLQRSKSITKESKHVFNKGGSDCGFTSLIPLNELHDPSKGYLVNDTCIIEANITVCKARIQISHAQKTGLESVEVPNPSSAARRASWFKNVTAVQDATTSEHVYIELSDASSEPMEVPDLSSATRKAVSFQHMTASQDTASSAEVIKFSETSTDHSHDEEFDVVSSTSPSDLLNFRGLADIKKDFVPLLEEVCLWHPSLIECQRESSPQFTEWAFTALGKVLHFLKTKKVKDMTTYVCKDLQILWNELKVFGFDLTWLKPHVERALGMSKFVESTKELKRVAENVKALEIESKRLKAKLVAARSDLEKAGQGFEEIMDSELGYHTC